Proteins encoded by one window of Chondromyces crocatus:
- a CDS encoding trans-sulfuration enzyme family protein, translated as MSEPDDRLETRLIHAGEPQPRFGGAVAMPVFQSSTFAIDGDAGYHDLRYIRLNNTPNHLALAEKLAAIEGADAALVTSSGMAAVSTTLLSLLGAGGHLLAQRELYGGTHGFITRDLPRLGITHTFIDAGDPSTWAAALQPSTRVLYVEAISNPLVRIGDLAAAATFARQHGLVSIIDATFATPVNLRPLTLGFDLVLHSATKYLNGHTDIVAGAVVGRAALIETIKHLLDHLGGSLDPHACFLLHRGLKTLALRVRHQSASALALARWLERHPAVAAVHYPGLETHPDHTRARAWFSGFGGVLSFELRGGVEAADRLIARTRLMTHAPSLGGPETLLTRPATASHAGLTPDERQRTGVTEGLLRLCVGLEATEDLIADLERGLE; from the coding sequence ATGAGCGAACCCGACGATCGCCTCGAGACGCGGCTCATCCACGCCGGTGAGCCGCAGCCACGCTTCGGCGGCGCCGTGGCCATGCCCGTCTTCCAGTCGTCGACCTTCGCGATCGACGGCGACGCGGGCTACCACGATCTCCGCTACATCCGGCTGAACAACACCCCCAACCACCTCGCCCTCGCGGAGAAGCTCGCTGCAATCGAGGGGGCCGACGCCGCGCTGGTCACGTCGAGCGGCATGGCCGCGGTCTCCACCACCCTGCTCTCCCTCCTCGGCGCGGGCGGCCACCTCCTCGCCCAGCGCGAGCTCTACGGCGGCACGCACGGCTTCATCACCCGCGACCTCCCCCGCCTCGGCATCACGCACACCTTCATCGACGCCGGCGACCCGAGCACCTGGGCCGCCGCCTTGCAGCCCAGCACCCGCGTGCTCTACGTCGAGGCCATCTCCAACCCCCTGGTCCGCATCGGCGATCTCGCCGCGGCCGCGACCTTCGCGCGCCAGCACGGTCTCGTGTCCATCATCGACGCCACCTTCGCCACCCCGGTCAACCTCCGCCCGCTCACGCTCGGTTTCGACCTCGTCCTCCACAGCGCCACCAAGTACCTGAACGGCCACACCGACATCGTCGCGGGCGCCGTCGTCGGACGCGCCGCGCTGATCGAGACGATCAAGCACCTGCTCGATCACCTGGGCGGTTCGCTCGATCCCCACGCCTGCTTCCTGCTCCACCGCGGCCTCAAAACGCTGGCGCTCCGCGTCCGCCACCAGAGCGCGTCGGCCCTCGCCCTGGCCCGCTGGCTCGAGCGCCACCCGGCCGTCGCCGCCGTCCACTACCCCGGCCTGGAGACCCACCCCGACCACACCCGCGCCCGCGCCTGGTTCTCGGGCTTCGGCGGGGTGCTCAGCTTCGAGCTGCGTGGCGGCGTCGAGGCAGCGGATCGCCTCATCGCGCGCACGCGCTTGATGACCCACGCGCCGAGCCTCGGCGGCCCGGAGACCCTGCTCACCCGACCGGCCACCGCCTCCCACGCCGGCCTCACTCCCGACGAGCGTCAGCGCACCGGTGTCACCGAGGGCCTCCTCCGCCTCTGCGTCGGACTCGAAGCGACCGAGGATCTCATCGCGGATCTCGAACGGGGCTTGGAGTAA